A region of the Nitrospirota bacterium genome:
TCCAATCTGGAGTGCGTAATAAAGAGCTCCCGTGCCAAAGGTGAGACGGGCCAGTTGAGACACGACTGTCTCATCCGGTTTGGGCAGGATGCCATGGTGTGAGGCCAGGAAGGTGATGCCCATGAACAGGCCTGCCAGAATCAGAGACATATGGATCATGGTGGTTGAGGCATTCTCGGACTCCGGCCGACGAAAAGTTTTTACACCGTTCGAAATCACTTCCATTCCGGTCACGGCTGAACAGCCGGCAGCGAATGAGCGGAGAATCAAGAATAGCGTCAGTTCTTCGACCGCCATCTGGTGGTCCGGTGACACCGAGACACCTTGTCCGAACAGGGCATGGATAGCGCCGATCACCACCATGACTCCGAGGGTGCCGATGGCAAAGTACACGGGGATAGCAAAAAATTTTCCCGACTCCCTTAGGCCGCGCAGATTCATGATGATAATGAAGACTGTTGCGGCGAGCGCCAGGGCCTCGCGATGCTCGAACAAACTTGGTACGGCCGAAGTGAGGGCTGAGATGCCTGCCGCCACACTGACGGCTACGGTAAGGACATAGTCGATTATCAATGCCCCTGCGGCGATTAGTGCCGGACGTTCCCCCAGGTTGGTGCGGGCGACAATATAAGCTCCGCCGCCCTCCGGGTATGCGTAGATGATCTGGCGATAGGAAATGGTCAGGATGACGATAAGAGACAGAATCGCCAGGCTGACAGGAATGGACCAGGCAATCGCGGCGGTTCCCGCGAGGACCAACACGAGGAGGATTTCCTCCGTGGCATAAGCGACAGAGGAAATCGCGTTCGAGGAAAAGACTGCGAGAGCGAGGGTTTTCGACAGCCGTTCCTGTGCAGCCTGAACGCTTTTGAGCGGATCGCCGACCAGCCAACGTTTCAGAGGCATGGATGCTATTATCGCACAGAAGCGGAGACGTGCGCATCGAAGAAGAGATCTTTAGAGCTTAGGAGGCGAAAACCCCACTCGTTTCCGTGGAATGAAACTCCATTAATAAGAGGCCATGCGAGTTGTATCGGCAGCTGTAAAAAATTAAGATGATGAGGAGTTGACAGCCGAAAGGGATTTCAGTATCTTCCGCCCGTATTCAAAGGCAATGAAGAGACTATCCATGTATAGTGATGAAAGAGGTGCGATCGCGAATCATAATTCAATGATAACTCTCCTCTAGACAACAGCCTGTGTTACTGACCATTTTTCAAGGAGGCCGGTCCATGATTATACACAAGGTACGGGGTTGCGTGCTTACCCGAATGCTCGGCGCAATAGCGGCGATAGCCCTCATCGGGGTCCCGCTCGCATCAGCTGAGAATTCCTCACAGCCTGGCCAGCCGTCGTCGCCGCATGTCGCGATGAACCATCAGCTGCCAGGTTGGGCTGAGAAACTCAAAGGCCAGACGATCGTCGAAGATGCGATGGGCGGCAAGCCCACACGTGCTGCGATGGTTGAACAGCAGCATCAGCGGATCATGGAGCATATGGCCCAGGATCCCCAAATGCAGGGTGTCAACACGGGGATGTACAACACCTCCTCCATGATGCATCAATATGGAGCAGGTGGACAGGACATGCTCCTCGTATCCGATCCTCGAGTGGAGCCGGTGGCGATGACCGGTGGCGGGAAATGTCCTGCCACGGCTCCGGTGAAGCAGTACAATATCTCCACGATCAACGTCGAAATTACTCTCAATCAGTGGCTCGACTTCTATCCAGGCTACATGTATGTGCTGGACGAGGATCTCGATAAGGTGCGCGCCGAAGAAGCCAAGAACAAGGAAGCCCGAGAGAAGGACGGGTTCGATCCTGGTGCCGTGATTCCAGGCGTGCAGGCTCAGTGGATTCAGCCCCTCGTATTCCGCGGGAACCAGGGCGATTGCATCAAGATAAAGCTCTCGAACAAGCTGGAAGAGGGAAGTGGGCCGGTCAGTCTGCATATCCATGGATCGAGTATGGTTGTGAGTGCCACCGGAGCTGCGGCGACGACAACCAACCCCGATTCAGTCGTCGAAGAGAAGAAGACCGGCGAGTTCGAGTGGTATCTCCACCCGAACATCCAGGAAGGTGTCCGCCAATTTCATACCTATGCCCAAGATCGTGAGTTGACGGTGATGGGTTTGTTCGGCGCGTTCGTCGTCGAGCCTCGCGGATCGAGTTATCTGGAGCCGCTTGGCGCAGGGGATCCCACGCCGGCCTCCAGCGGTTGGCAAACAATCATTAAGAACGGGACCGGCCCTGATTTCCGCGAGTTTGTGCTGATCTATCATGAAATCGGCGACGAGGCCTTCCGCCCGCTCAATAAGAAGGGTGACTTCCTGCCCCAGCGCGATCCGTTGACCGATACCTATCGTCCAGGTGGCCGTGCAATCAACTATCGCAGCGAGCCGTTCGGCATCAACAACATGCACCTGCAGCACGAATATTTCGGGTTCGAAGACGAGTCGATGGGCTACAGTTCTTATACGTTCGGCGATCCCTCCCCGACGATTCCTCGTTCCTACATTGGCGATCCGGCCAAGTTCCGTTTGGTGCACGGTGGTTCGGAAGTCTTTCATTCGCATCATCCACACGGTGGCACTATCCGGTGGCCGCGCAGCCCGCGGGCGATCGACGACATGAACCTCTGGGCAACCGCAGGGAACGGGCCGGTCAAGTATCCGGTGATTCGTGCCAAGACAGACCGGGTTGACGTTGAGGTCATCGGGCCTTCCGAAGCGCTCGACCTCGAGACCGAGTGCGGCTCAGGCCTTTGCCAGCAGCTGGCTGGCGACTTCCTCTTTCATTGCCATGTGGCCCACCATTATGTGTCAGGGATGTGGGGCTATTGGCGTGTCTACAACACCATCCAACAGGGAGACCTGCGGAACGACGTGATGCCGGATCTGCGCGAGTTGCCGGATCGCAAGGGCCGGATCAGGACTCCCATCTCGTCGGACAAGCTTATCGGTCAGACGGTCGATTGGTTCGGTAAGGCATTTAGAATCATCGACAAAGGCAAGAGCAACTGGGCCACGAACCCTGCCGTCATCACGATCAAGGATTGGGTAGAGATGCAGATGCCGACGATGGGCAAGCCTGGTCACAAAGACGATGAGAAGGGTCAGCTCGTGTCCTACGATGCCACGGTCCTGGACTGGGCCTGGGAAGGCAATCGTGCCATGAGTGAGAAGGAGAGCACGACCGACAATCCCAAGTATAAGTCTACTCATCCAGGTAAGCGGCATCCGATCATGTTTGAGCCGTTGACCGGCAAGGTGGCCTGGCCGCATCTCACGCCACATTTCGGCAAGCGGGTGATGTTCTCTCCGAATCACTCGGGTGCGCCGTGGCTGGAGATGATCCGTCGAGAAGTGAATGGTGATGAGAGCATTGATCAGGCGAAGCCCGGTGAGAACGGCGTCTGGAGCCTCTGTCCGGAGAATGCAGGACGGAAGGATTACAATGTTCACTTTATCAAGCTGCCGATCAAGATTGCCAAGGCTCAGGGTAAGGAGCCCCCGGTGATCGATCCGAACGGACTGATTTACGTGCTCCATGAAGAAGAGGCGGCCATCCGGGCTAACGACGATCTCAAGTATCCGTTGGTCGTGCGGGGAAACATCTACGACTGCGTCGATTGGACCCTGACTAGTGAATGGGACGACGACGATTTCACGAACTTCCAGTCGTCGAAGATCAACACGCACTGGCATTTCCTCCAGTTCGATAACCAAGCGTCAGACGGGGTGATCACCGGCTTCTCCTACGAACAGTCGGTTCGCCCGTTCACAATGCTGGAGAAGAAGAACAAGAAAGGATTGCCTCTTCCGATGAACACGGTGCTGACTGCGCCTGTGAAAAAAGGCGCAGCCTCGATCACCGTCAAGAATGCAGGCCAGTACCATGTCGGTACCCTGATCTTGGTGGGCGCCGATAATGTCAAGGGTAATGAAATCGCCCGGATCAAGAGTATCAAGGGTAGTACGATCGCCTTGACAAAGGGACTGAAGAACGATCACCCGGCGAACGACATCGTGACGGTTGAGTTTGTTCGGCAGCGTTTCTGGGTCGATGCGGACGTGGGCACCGTGTTCTGGCATGACCACGCATTCGGCGCGACCACCTGGCCGCATGGCGGGTTCGGAACCTTTATTGCTGAACCGGTAGGATCAACCTATCACGATCCGAAGACCGGGAAGCCGATCCGTAGCGGACCAATCGCAGACATTCGCACAGTCGAGCCGGTCGGCTATGGGGTGAACAACAGTTTCCGTGAGTTGATGGTGCAGGTACACGATACTGTGCCGCACACCGTCAACATCGTAACTGCGGGCAATCCGCCTGGGCAGCCGATAGAAGTGGCGCTTGAGGCAGGTAAGACTGTGTCGTTCATGATGCCGGAGAAGATTTATATGACCCCGATGCCGTTCCTGAACGGCGGGACCCATACGACCGGCAGCGGGTTGAACTTCAGGGCCGGTCCGATCGCCCAACGATTGGCGACCAATCCAGACGTATCACAGGCGTTCAATAGCCAGATCCATGGTGATCCCTACACCCCTCTCCTGAGGGCGTATGTCGGAGATACGATGGTGTTTCGGTTGTTGCATACATTGATGAACGAGACGATGACCTGGACCCTTGCCGGCCATACATTCTTGAGCGAGCGGTATGCCGGCGATGCGAACCGGAAGAATTCGATGCATGTCGGGATCGCAGAGCGGTACGACCTCGTGGTGCCGCAAGCCGGGGGACCGAGGTTGCAAGCAGGTGACTATATCCACTTCAATGGACGGTCGTCGAAGCTTTCTGAAGGCGCCTGGGGCATTCTCCGTGTCTATGACAAGGAGCAGGCTGATTTGAAGAAGCTCCCGGCCGGTTTCTCCAACAAGGGGGAAATTCCTAAGGCGCTGCCGGTCTGCCCTGCAGACGCGCCAGTGAAGACCTTCAACGTCGTGGCCTTGGATTATCCAGCCATGAAGTTCAACGCGAAGGCCCCGGATGCCATTGAGGTGGACTTCGAGCGGACGATCCAAATCAGTAATCCTGAAGCGAAGATCTATGCCTTGGAGGAGGACACGGCAAAAGTGGCCAGCGGTGCGCATCCGATGCCTCTTACGCTTCGCGTGAATATCGGCGATTGCGTCAAGGTCAATCTGAAAAACAAGATGAAGGAGGGTAAGGCCTCTTTCTCCGCGATCGGGCTGGCCTTCGATCCCAAGGATTCCATGGGTGCCAACGTCGGTAACAACCAGGGCGATCAGACGATCGCACCTGGTGCCGAGCGAACCTATACCTACTACGCGGATCCATTCAATGGTGAGACCACGTCGTTGGTGTGGGATTGGGGTAATGTAATGACGAATCCACGCAACGGGCTGTTCGGAGCCGTGGTGGTCGGTCCGAAGGGATCCAAGTATCGGGACCCGAAAACCGGTGCAGATCTCACGAACAAGAATGCCTGGGCCGCCGATGTGATCATCGATCGTTCGGTCCCCGGTAACGAGATGCGGGCTAATTATCGCGACGTGGCGTTGTTCTTCCAAGACGAAGACAACATTATCGGCACGAGTTTTATGCCCTATGTGCAAAACGTGGCGGGTCTGACAGGTGTCAACTATCGGTCGGAGCCGTATAAGTATCGCGAAGAGCAGGGATGCTCGCTGGGCAAGATGTTCCAGCCTTGCAAGGTTGGCAAGCCGGAGGACCCATCGACACCCGTGATTGAAGCGCACTCGGGGGACCCGGTGCGGATTCATGTGATCGGGGCGAGCAATGAGCAGAACGGGATGTTCAGCGTTGAAAAGCATGAGTGGCCGATCGAGCCCTTCATGCGCGGCGCGGATCTCATCAGCGTGGTCGAGTTTGCCGGTTCGGAAGTGCTCGATGCGTTTCTGCCGTCGGCCGGAGGACCCTATCGTTTGCCCGGCGACTATGTGTACAGCAACCAGCGGTTGCCGTACTCCCAGTCTGGGCAATGGGGCTATGTCCGCGTGTTGCCGTCAGGCGATACACGGCTGCTGCCTCTCACCGGCGCAGGTGCCAGCATGAAGAGTGCATCGGTTGAGCCACCAGTACAGGTCATTCCGGTCGCAGCGAAGTAATCCTGCGTCGCGCAGGATGTAGCGAATCGGGAGAAGGGGGGGGCGTGGCTCCCCCCTTTTTCTTTGGCGCAGCTTTTTGATAGGGTGCTCGAAGATATAACAATGAAAACCTGGATTAGAGATTTCACGGTAATGGCGGGCATGCTTGCGGCCATATCGGTCGGCGCGGAATCGTCATCGGCTTACGACGTCATGGATGTTCAGCACGGAGGGACAGTCCAGGGGACGGTGAGGCTCGATGGCGACGTGCCGGAACCCAAAGGCTTCAACCTCATTACGTTTCCCGATCCAGCTTATTGCGGCCGGATTTCCAATGGACGAGGTTGGCGACTCCTTCATGATTTTGTGGTGAATCAGCGGGGTGGGTTGAAAGATGCCATTGTGTTGCTGGAAGGTGTGAAGGCCGGCAAACCGTTCGAGCTCTCAGTCCCCCTGATTGAAGCGCGGGATTGTCAATTTTCTCCCTTCATAACCATCGTTCGGAACGGCCACGCTGTGGAAGTCGTCAATATGGATCCGGTGATGCACGATATCCAAGGCTATGAGACTTCGATCGAAGCCGGCGCCCGTGTGTTATTCAACACGCCCTTGGTCATGAATCATCAGCACCGCCGCGGCGACATCCATGCGATGCACAACCATGCACCGGGTAAGTCGTTGGTCGGGCCGCTGTATTTGAACAGAGGGCGGCGGACGTTCTATATGCAATGCGGCTTCCACGCCTACATGGAAAGTTGGGCCATGGCCGTCAATAATCCCTACTACACACTGACCGATGAGAGCGGGGCGTTTTCTATCGAGAACATCCCTCCTGGCACCTATCAGTTAGTGGTGTGGCATCCTCAGACCGGCCCGGGCCTCACCAAGATTGTTACAGTCCAGCCGGAAGGTAAACTGGTCGAGCAGCTTTCCCTCCTCGCTCCGAAAGGAAACCGTTCTGCCTACAAGGTGATGGACAATCCCCGCTTCGGTCCGGAAACGCTGGGGTACGCAGTCGATATTCAGCCGCTCGTCGAGCATCAGCACTGAACGCTCATGTCCATTATATATACCGTGGGTCAGAAGGCCTGCAGATGGGGGCTCCGCCTCTAGTTTGCCCTGTGGGCTGGATTGGGAGGGATGCCGTATAGATGTGGCAGCTGATGATAGAGCTGTTCCCTCTACAGAATTTTCCGGCTCACTCGTGAAGACCGTCAAGGGACGGCACTATCACGCGCAGGTATTTGTGAAGGGGGACCGATTCCTGATTTGGGGATGCGATGGCAGCTGGTCGTACAGCTCAGCTCTTCGAAGCCCACACAGACCATCGGAGTCGAAACGAACGATTCTATGAATGGGTGGATCAGGACACGGGAGTGGTCTTGAAACTCGTCAGCCTGGATCGGGAGTGGGCATTTGAGTATGAGCGGTTCAGACTGTCGCCTCAGCCTGCCTCGTATTTCGAAGAGCCACGGGGATACCACAAGCGTCTATCGACATCTAAGCCGCCAGGGCAGGGATAGGAAGAGCGATGCGTGAACTGTTCATGCGCAGTCGGTCTTATCGCTGGAGTTTTCCGGCTGCAGTTGCATGCTTCGTCCTGTTGGGTGGAGCGGATCAGTTGCTGTTCGCTGCGGGGGCCTCATCTGTTCCGAAAGAAATCCAGGAAGCGTTTGATACACAACAGTACGCACAGGTGCTTGAGCGATTGGGCAAGTTGGGGAAGGAGCAGGGTATGGCTCCGGACCTTCACCGGCTGAAGATTCGCTCATTGCTCAAGCTCGGGAATCCCAAGGATGCGCTCGGTGAGTACGACAAACTGGAACGCTCACTCAAGCAAGATGATCTCCCCCTCCTTCGAGAGGTGGCATTGGGGTTCATCGTCGTATTGGTGAAGGACATGCGTGAACAAATGCGCGGAGCTGCCTACACGGCACTCAAGGAAGTAGACGGTGACGACATGATTCCCTATTTTGAAGATGGCTTGAGCGATGGGTCGGGGCCAGTCCGTGCGCTCGCCGTTGAAGGGCTCGGCCGATCAGAAATGGGAAGGAAGTCGGCAAGATTGCGTACAGCGATTGAGGATCAAGCAGGGTTGGTGAAGGCGCGCGTAGTGAAAACGCTCGGAAAAACTGGGGATCCAGGAGTGATGCCGTTAGTCGAGGCGGCGACAAAGGACGAACTCACCACGGTTCGTATCGCGGCGTACGGCGCACTGATCAGGCTTGGCAAGAAAGAGGTTTGGGCCGAACTGCAGAAGGCCGCTGCCTCGCTCAACCCAGAGGATCGCGCTGATGCGATTCGCACGATGGCCGAGTTGAAAGACCATCGAGGCGCCCCCGTCATGATGGAGGCCTTGACTTACAAACAACCCTCCGTTCGTGGCGCTGCAGCCAGAGGGCTCGGGCATCTTGGATACACAGAGGCGAGAGGATCGATTGAGCAGTTATTGAAAGATCCTGTGCCCGCCGTTCGTGAGTCTGCGGTGACAGGGTTGGCGGAATTGGGAGGATCGGAATCGGTTTCCGCACTGAACAAGGCACTCAGCGATGGGAGCCATACCGTGCGCGCTTCGGCAGTTGCCGCGTTACTTCAACTCGGCCAGCCTTACTCAACGGTGGCCGCTACGGCGCAATCGCTGGCGCAACAAAACGATATGGCTATGCGTGCGTCTGTAGCCTATGCCCTTGGGAAGGCGACGGGAGCCAATACGCCTGGGGCGGTGTCCCTCTTAACCAGCTTGACAGCGGATCCGCTTCCCGGTCCAAAAATTGTAGCCCTTCGATCCCTCGGGCATGTGGGGGATCGTGAGCTTCTTCCCCTCCTGAAGGACGCGCTCCACGATGCGAATGATGCCGTGCGGGCCACCGCGGCAGGGGCACTGCTGCATCTCGTTCAACAGAAAAAATAGCCCTGCCTTAGCGGGCATTCGACAACAGGAGCGGCGCATAGGGGACTTCTATATCTTCTCGCAAGATGATAGAGGGGAACGGGTTACGGCGAGAGAGAGCATGCGCCCAACATACATAATGGAATGTCTCTCTGGCTTTAGGACAGAGGAAAGCCGGCATGGCGTTATGGTAGGATTTCCCGCCATGCGTCAGACCGGTCTCGTGTTCTGGGTTGCGTGCTGCCTGCTGTTTACTGCCTTGCCGGCCTGGGCGTTGGAGTTTACTGCCGATCAAGTGACGAAGATCGATGGCCGCATCCACAAGGCCAACATTTATTATCGCGATCAGATGTGGCGTATCGAGCACCATTCATCGGGCCCAGTCAATGTCAGTATCGTTCGGAAGGACAAGCAGGTCGTGTGGTTACTGCTCTCGCGGATGAAGCACTTCAAAACGATGCCCTATAGTCCGGAGCACGATCTCAGGGTGAGTGAAAAGCTGGACGGAGAAGTGTCGAGGCAGGAGATTGGAACAGAAGTGCGTGAAGGCCATCCGACGATTCTCTACGAAGTCGCGACGAAGCAAGGGGAACAGGTCGAGGAGTACTACCAGTGGATCGCGACGGATATCCATTTCCCGATGAAGTTGGCGAGGAAAGATGGGAGTTGGATCGTGGAGTACCAGCATGTGAAGCTGCGGTCGGTTTCAGACTATCTCTTCAACCTGCCGGTCAACTTTCAGCCGTTGGAAGACTTCAAAAAACAAGAAGAGCCGGAGCCCGCCGGGCCCGGGCTGTCACGTAACTAAGGAGGCTGGATTGTGAAAGTGCTCGGAATCATCGCGGGCGTTGTGGTAACGGGATTGATGGTCATAGGCGGCGCGGTTCACGCATTGGACGTGGCTGACGTCGTCCGGGAATGGACCCCTGAAGGGAAGAAACTTGCCGCCGAAAGGGTGAAACTGCCGGCTCACGACGAGATGGTCCTTATTCCGGCCGGTTCGTTCACCATGGGGAGCGACAGGAAGATAGACCGCAATGCCTATCCCGCAGAGTTTCCCCAACGGAAGGTCTATCTGGACGCCTACGAGATCGACAAATTCGAAGTGACCACCGTGCAATTTCTGAAGTTCATCCTCGCGAAGGATCTGCCGCCCCTCATCGACTGGCAGTATGACGGTGGTAATTTCCAGGAGACCATGGTCAATCATCCTGTGATGCACGTGTCGTGGGCCGATGCCGATGCCTACTGCGCGTGGGCGGGCAAACGGCTTCCGACCGAAGCTGAGTGGGAGAAGGCGGCGCGTGGGGAAGATGGGCGGATTTATCCCTGGGGCAATCAGCCGGCAGGCCTCTCGCGTTCGAACTTCGGCCGGACCGGTTTGTCTGGTCCGGTACGCGATCGTCCCGAACGGCTCTTGCTCTATCCACCGATCATTTCTGTGGATAAATACGACAACGCGGTGAGTCCATTCGGCTTGTTCCAGATGGCGGGTAACGTGGCCGAATGGGTGGCCGACTGGTATGACCCCAAGTACTACGCAACCGCGCCGGATAAGAATCCCAAGGGGCCGGAGCAGGGAACGCAGCGGAGCTTCCGTGGCGGTGGTTGGATCGACAGCACGCCGAGTGTGCGGACCGCTCAACGGAACGGGACTGATCCCAGTACCAAGATGAACTGGATGGGTTTCCGCTGCGCGCGGGATGTGAAAGACGCAACGGGTTTGCAAGGCTGAAACGCTGTACCAGGAGGATTCATCTTCATGCCCGGCCACGTCACACAATTGACTCGAACCAAGCCTGTGCCTTGCCTCATCGCCGGACCCCTGCTTGCGTTGGCTCTCATGAGCCTCATCCCGGCCTCGCTCTCCGGGGCACAAGGAGGCAAGACGGAAGTGTTCCCGGTGCAGAAAGCTGCGCCGGCAGCGGTCTTTATCGAGGCACCGGGAAGCGAAACCGATTTGCGGCGTCAATTGCGGACCAAAAACGGGGTATCTCAACTCAGTTCCTCTACCTCGGTGATCCGCTTCTCGGTCGCACCGACAGGAAGCTTTGGATTTATTCCTCCCAAACTTCTGGGAATGGCCTTGATCACGCAAAGCCCGGATCTCCCCATCGAACAGGTACCGCCCATCTCCAATGCGTTTGAGATTCATAAACTTGCCGATGGAAGTGGGATGCTGGTGGGATTTGTGGAGGCAAGCCTGAAGCCTCTATTGACGGCTAGTGAGCGGCCAAAGAATGTCAGACTTGAACTTTATTCCAGTCCCTCAGACAAGGCGCCGCACATCGTTGCGGTGCCTTTGGTCAAACTGGTTGTCGATCGGATGCCGATCCGGCTCAATCCGAAAGACCCAGGCAGCGCTGTTCTGCTCGATATGGATTTGCAGGGCACTGCCAATCGAACTTCGTCTCAAACTGGCCCCTAGCGGGATGCGTGGGAAAAATTGCTCTCGCGAAATTGGAACGATTCTTCGGTGAGGCCAAATCAAGCCGCGTGGAGGAAATTGAGACTAAGTTACTCGAGAGATCCTATGATGAGGACATGGTTTCCCGTGGTCTAATCCTGCCGGCTATCCATAGGCTTCTGCTTCATTTCCTTGTTCCTAATCTTCCGATCTGCCCATTTTTGCCCCAGATTCCAATAAAAATCGTCCAAGAAATTAGACAGTCTATCCGATTGAAATTCCAGCACTGATTATTTTATGCTGCTCATGACTGTCTAGTTTTGTGGAAATATACTCATCGCACGTCTATCGGTTTCATCCGGCTCTCGATCGCAAATTGCTAGGACTGATGCGGGGCAACCAGCGATTCCTTTCGGTATCTGGACCTGGGCATGTAAGTTGCGGAGGCGTATGATCGCTGGTGAAGGTCTGGGTGATTAGGACCGGCCTCCGAATGACCCTCTCCTCCGCAAGGAGGAAGCCTTCACCAGCTCTTAACACAGAGTGCTGATTTGGTCATTGAAGAGTGCTTTGTTGAGAAGGGCCGGTTGAGATATCCGGGAGCCAACCACTCAGTGAATAAAATAAATGGTCTGTTCAATCCTTAAAAAGGGAGGCCGAGATATGAGATCTTTTCTGGTTCACCCACGACGTCAGCGGCGGCGCAGCAGCCTGTCGCTGATCTTGCTGAGTGTCTTATTGGCGGGCAGCTTGGTCGTGACACCATGGCTGTTTGCCGCAAGTCAAGGTGAGTCGTCGCATGAAGGCCATGCGACACCAGTCGCACTGCCAGGCTGGACGCAGCAATTGAAGGGGCAGACCATCCTGGAGGATACGATCGAAGGGCGGCCTGACCGTTCGGGAAAAATGGAGGTGCAGCACCATCGCCTGATGGAGAAGCTCGAACAGCAGGCCCAGAAGGATGCCAAGGCGCAGCAGACATCTGGAGCGTTCAACGAGATGTCGATGATGCATCAATACATGGGCCAGGATGGCAGCAGCTTCCTGCTCATGTCGGATGGGTCCAAAGGCGAGCCTGTGATGACTTCCGGGGGGAAGTGCCCAGCCGGTGTGCCGGTTAAGCAATACGATGTTTCGATGATCAATATCGAGATCACGCTGAACCGCTGGCTCGATTTCTATCCCGGTTATATGTATGCGTTGACCCAGGATCTCGACAAGGTCCGCAGTGAGGAGGCGAAGAACAGGGAGGCTCGCGAAAAGGACGGCTTCGATCCAGGGGCGGTGACCACGGGATTGCAGGGCGACATGATTCAACCCTTGGTGCTGCGCGCCAACCAGGGCGATTGTGTGAAAATGACGCTTCGCAACCAGATGGAGAGCGAGGACGGCAGCCTGTTTATCAGCGCCTCCAGCATGATCGTGAGTGCCACAGGCAAGCCGGCCACGACGACG
Encoded here:
- a CDS encoding formylglycine-generating enzyme family protein, with translation MVIGGAVHALDVADVVREWTPEGKKLAAERVKLPAHDEMVLIPAGSFTMGSDRKIDRNAYPAEFPQRKVYLDAYEIDKFEVTTVQFLKFILAKDLPPLIDWQYDGGNFQETMVNHPVMHVSWADADAYCAWAGKRLPTEAEWEKAARGEDGRIYPWGNQPAGLSRSNFGRTGLSGPVRDRPERLLLYPPIISVDKYDNAVSPFGLFQMAGNVAEWVADWYDPKYYATAPDKNPKGPEQGTQRSFRGGGWIDSTPSVRTAQRNGTDPSTKMNWMGFRCARDVKDATGLQG